A genomic window from Triticum urartu cultivar G1812 chromosome 7, Tu2.1, whole genome shotgun sequence includes:
- the LOC125520714 gene encoding uncharacterized protein LOC125520714 codes for MGGARALACFLCGSAVSRRGRAARLVLWGGEARAAKRGTQAGQVMLDFAGTVVCLADGFYIGRPAPVLAIEDRLVAGATYLVLPVDRLPRGYDAVTAASLAALSYDRAGPAGSVAGGPRSPFEYVKGDDGRTVIKVTPEFLVKAITARPGCGVGGGSEAVVDGEGACGGALCSTPELRKHYEQLVGSGRGRTWSPRLDTIKERKGRRLAAAVSPGRLSPVAVRLLGLGKGEYR; via the coding sequence ATGGGCGGTGCTCGCGCCCTGGCGTGCTTCCTCTGCGGCTCGGCCGTCTCGCGGCGGGGGCGCGCGGCGAGGCTGGTGCTGtggggcggcgaggcgcgggcggCCAAGCGCGGGACGCAGGCGGGGCAGGTGATGCTCGACTTCGCGGGGACCGTGGTCTGCCTCGCCGACGGGTTCTACATCGGCCGGCCCGCGCCGGTGCTGGCCATCGAGGACCGCCTCGTCGCGGGGGCCACCTACCTTGTGCTCCCCGTCGACCGCCTGCCGCGGGGCTACGACGCGGTCACCGCGGCGTCCCTGGCCGCGCTCTCCTACGACAGGGCCGGCCCGGCGGGGTCCGTCGCGGGGGGGCCCAGGAGCCCGTTCGAGTACGTCAAGGGCGACGACGGCCGGACGGTGATCAAGGTCACCCCGGAGTTCCTCGTCAAGGCCATCACCGCGAGACCGGGCTGCGGTGTCGGCGGCGGGAGCGAGGCCGTGGTCGACGGAGAGGGCGCGTGCGGCGGGGCGCTGTGCAGCACGCCGGAGCTGAGGAAGCACTACGAGCAGCTGGTGGGATCCGGGAGGGGGAGGACGTGGTCGCCGCGGCTGGACACGATCAAGGAGCGCAAGGGGAGGAGGCTCGCGGCGGCGGTGAGCCCCGGGAGGCTGTCGCCGGTGGCAGTCAGGCTGCTAGGGCTGGGCAAAGGAGAATACAGGTAG
- the LOC125520764 gene encoding uncharacterized protein LOC125520764, which yields MASRLLAAASSSSASSSPLARLISSRRMAGAADHHGSTKVNMWQEPLNPGNWKEEHFVLASLAMWGAIIYGGLKAFGGKKEVKTEAGPAAAPAH from the exons ATGGCGTCTCGTCTGCTtgcggcggcctcctcctcctccgcctcctcctcccccctcgCCCGCCTCATCTCCAGCCGCCGCATGGCCGGCGCCGCAG ATCACCACGGATCGACCAAGGTGAACATGTGGCAGGAGCCCTTGAACCCCGGCAACTGGAAGGAAGAGCAC TTTGTGCTAGCCAGCTTAGCTATGTGGGGCGCTATTATATATGGTGGATTGAAGGCATTTGGTGGGAAAAAAGAAGTGAAAACAGAG GCAGGGCCAGCGGCAGCACCGGCACATTAA